In Anabaena sphaerica FACHB-251, a genomic segment contains:
- a CDS encoding tetratricopeptide repeat protein, translating to MQVLRSSPQQEILNLTVNLGRGGEACVYAVPSDENLVAKIYHKPILTHAHKLQAMIANPPENPTANLGHISIAWPQELLQAADGSGSIIGFLMPRIRGMRPIMDFYNPGNRRQNCPLFNYQYLLRTARNLATAFAALHASQYCIGDVNESNILVSDTALVTLVDTDSFQVRDPEPNIVYRCSVGKPEYTPPELQNKTFAEYDRESYHDLFGLAVLLFQLLMEGTHPFSGIFQGLFDPPTYEARIVAGHFTYSQKQHVPYLPTPIAPAWEILYPGLRDLFVRCFEDGHNNPHLRPTAQTWLSALAEAEENIVTCAVNPQHLYHNHLHKCPWCERTAQLGGRDPFPSLEAIASREHLKPRRKSRKRHTHNPRVRKPAISASPLHHWQPVFRQNSFGYQPPKNSNKSKFYTFMFCLLGFGLLGYLDVMIKFTRPFVSQNPYTQQSLLSRQENNLPQEDNFTFVDYYERGNAAYRKQEYEQAIENFTQGIKKNTNFSKLYINRGNARYNLNDYEGALADYNQALKINPQEVKAFVNRGNAYYMLADYSNDPDREYKKAIQNFNNAININERDTEAYIRRGIVRSQIAKYSHNFQQEYQKSIADFTEAIQLNASKAEAYFQRGLARYQFAQYSSNYAPIYKQAIEDFNQAININPRMAKVYLKRGMIHYELAQYGESQVKENQAQAIEDLEKSAQIYLEQEDMDNYQQALSNICVIVSKKCDALFQSSTMFDPTNH from the coding sequence ATGCAGGTACTACGTTCTTCTCCGCAGCAGGAAATTCTCAATCTCACGGTCAATTTGGGGCGTGGGGGTGAAGCTTGTGTTTATGCCGTGCCATCAGATGAAAATTTAGTGGCCAAAATTTATCATAAGCCCATTCTTACCCATGCTCACAAACTTCAGGCGATGATTGCCAACCCCCCAGAAAACCCAACAGCTAATTTGGGGCATATTTCCATTGCTTGGCCACAGGAGTTGTTACAAGCTGCGGATGGCAGTGGTAGTATCATCGGCTTTTTAATGCCTCGTATTCGGGGGATGCGGCCGATCATGGACTTTTACAATCCGGGAAACCGTCGTCAAAACTGTCCTTTATTTAATTATCAGTATTTACTGCGGACTGCTCGCAATCTGGCCACGGCTTTTGCAGCTTTACACGCCAGCCAATACTGCATTGGCGATGTAAATGAGTCGAATATTCTAGTCAGTGACACTGCATTAGTTACTTTAGTAGACACCGACTCATTCCAAGTCCGTGATCCAGAGCCAAATATTGTTTATCGTTGTTCAGTAGGTAAACCAGAGTACACCCCCCCAGAACTACAGAATAAAACTTTTGCTGAATATGATCGCGAAAGTTACCATGATTTATTTGGGTTAGCGGTGCTGTTATTTCAATTATTAATGGAAGGCACTCACCCATTTTCTGGGATTTTCCAAGGTCTGTTTGACCCACCTACTTACGAAGCCCGAATAGTGGCCGGTCACTTCACTTATAGTCAAAAGCAACACGTTCCCTATTTGCCTACCCCCATAGCACCAGCTTGGGAAATACTCTATCCCGGCTTACGGGATCTGTTTGTGCGTTGTTTTGAGGATGGTCACAACAATCCCCACTTGCGTCCTACTGCTCAAACTTGGTTGTCAGCCCTAGCTGAGGCTGAAGAGAATATTGTAACTTGTGCCGTCAACCCCCAGCATCTCTATCATAATCATCTTCACAAATGTCCTTGGTGTGAACGTACCGCGCAGTTAGGTGGACGTGATCCTTTTCCATCACTAGAGGCGATCGCTTCTAGGGAACATCTTAAACCCCGCCGAAAATCTAGAAAGCGGCATACACACAATCCTCGTGTACGCAAACCAGCTATTTCCGCATCACCGCTACATCATTGGCAACCAGTATTTCGCCAAAACTCTTTTGGTTATCAACCTCCTAAAAACTCAAATAAGTCAAAATTTTATACTTTTATGTTTTGCCTGTTGGGTTTTGGTCTGTTGGGGTATTTGGACGTAATGATTAAATTTACTCGTCCCTTTGTTTCCCAAAATCCTTACACTCAACAAAGCTTGTTGTCTCGCCAAGAAAATAATCTTCCTCAAGAGGACAATTTTACTTTTGTAGATTACTACGAGCGTGGTAATGCTGCTTATCGAAAGCAAGAATATGAGCAAGCAATTGAAAATTTTACCCAAGGTATCAAAAAAAATACTAATTTTTCTAAACTGTATATCAATCGGGGCAATGCTCGCTACAACTTGAACGATTATGAAGGAGCATTGGCAGACTATAACCAAGCTCTGAAAATTAATCCGCAGGAAGTCAAAGCATTTGTGAATCGGGGTAATGCCTACTATATGCTTGCCGACTATAGTAATGATCCTGACCGAGAGTATAAGAAAGCTATCCAAAACTTTAATAATGCTATCAACATCAATGAGCGTGACACCGAAGCTTATATCAGACGGGGTATTGTTCGTTCTCAAATAGCTAAATATAGCCATAATTTTCAACAAGAATACCAAAAATCAATTGCGGATTTTACAGAAGCAATTCAACTTAATGCTTCCAAAGCAGAAGCTTACTTTCAGCGTGGTCTGGCTCGATATCAATTCGCCCAATATAGCAGTAATTATGCTCCAATATATAAACAGGCGATCGAAGATTTTAACCAAGCTATAAATATCAATCCCCGCATGGCTAAGGTTTACCTCAAACGGGGAATGATTCATTATGAATTAGCCCAATATGGGGAAAGTCAAGTTAAAGAAAATCAAGCACAAGCTATAGAAGATTTAGAAAAATCTGCTCAAATTTACCTTGAACAAGAGGACATGGATAACTACCAGCAAGCACTCAGCAACATTTGCGTAATTGTATCCAAGAAATGTGACGCTTTATTCCAAAGCTCAACTATGTTTGATCCGACTAACCATTAG
- a CDS encoding HetP family heterocyst commitment protein: MNQDISGNSGQPDKKINPEQFDQVIEAILAGKYSWACVLMLRFVGYNPLHYIPYRTYNRLLKENSRNSRSNPQPNENLKIAKSATEKRSDGNLATSCLSKIKDLAYLEVGGKQKVEVRGSHREKKSA; encoded by the coding sequence ATGAATCAAGACATTTCTGGCAATAGTGGCCAACCTGATAAAAAAATCAATCCTGAACAGTTTGACCAAGTAATAGAAGCAATCCTAGCTGGTAAGTATTCTTGGGCTTGTGTTTTAATGCTGCGGTTTGTGGGTTACAATCCTCTGCATTACATTCCTTACCGTACTTATAACCGATTACTCAAAGAAAACTCTCGCAACAGTAGGTCAAACCCACAACCGAATGAAAATTTGAAAATTGCTAAATCAGCAACAGAGAAAAGGTCTGATGGTAATTTAGCAACTAGTTGTCTGAGCAAAATTAAAGATTTAGCTTATCTGGAAGTAGGGGGTAAGCAAAAAGTAGAGGTACGTGGTAGCCATAGGGAGAAGAAGTCGGCATAG
- the lhgO gene encoding L-2-hydroxyglutarate oxidase, whose product MYDFAIIGGGIVGLSTAMALGSRYPDARILVLEKESQWAFHQTGNNSGVIHSGIYYKPGSFKAKFCRDGSRSMVEFCQKHDIEHDICGKVIVATESQELSRLENLYQRGLDNGIAVQRISSEEVKEIEPHVSCVGGIRVFSTGIVNYKQVCLKYAEIIQKQGGDLRLNTKVLQISPSGKNQVLETNQGSFETRFVINCAGLHSDRMAKLGKANPQAKIVPFRGEYYELTPEKRYLVKTLIYPVPNPDFPFLGVHFTRMIDNSVHAGPNAVLSLKREGYKKTDFDLRDFAEVITYPGFWKLAAKHADEGIQEIIRSFSKAAFVRSLQKLIPEVQTADLVPTHAGVRAQALMSNGSLVDDFLIIQGDNSIHVCNAPSPAATSSLEIGKAIVNQIPQESPLLETAVKN is encoded by the coding sequence ATGTACGATTTTGCGATTATTGGTGGGGGAATAGTTGGACTTTCTACAGCGATGGCTTTAGGCTCACGCTATCCTGATGCACGAATTTTGGTGTTAGAAAAAGAAAGTCAATGGGCATTTCACCAAACAGGTAATAATAGCGGCGTAATTCATTCGGGAATTTACTACAAACCAGGTAGCTTTAAAGCTAAATTTTGCCGTGACGGTAGTCGCTCAATGGTAGAATTCTGCCAAAAGCATGATATTGAGCATGACATTTGTGGTAAGGTAATTGTGGCCACGGAATCACAAGAATTATCACGGCTAGAAAACCTCTACCAACGAGGTTTAGATAATGGCATAGCAGTGCAAAGGATTAGTTCTGAAGAAGTCAAAGAAATTGAGCCTCATGTTAGTTGTGTCGGTGGAATTCGGGTATTTTCTACAGGAATTGTTAATTACAAGCAAGTTTGTTTAAAATACGCTGAAATTATCCAAAAACAAGGGGGAGATTTACGCCTTAATACCAAAGTTTTACAAATCTCCCCAAGTGGTAAAAATCAGGTATTAGAAACCAACCAGGGTAGTTTTGAAACCAGATTTGTGATCAATTGTGCCGGATTGCATAGCGATCGCATGGCAAAATTAGGTAAAGCCAACCCCCAAGCTAAAATTGTCCCCTTCCGGGGAGAATATTACGAACTCACACCCGAAAAACGCTATCTGGTCAAAACTCTCATTTATCCGGTTCCTAACCCGGACTTTCCCTTCCTGGGTGTTCACTTCACCCGCATGATTGACAATAGTGTTCACGCAGGGCCAAATGCAGTTCTCAGTCTCAAACGTGAAGGTTACAAAAAAACCGACTTTGACTTGCGGGACTTTGCAGAAGTAATCACCTATCCCGGTTTCTGGAAACTAGCAGCTAAACACGCCGATGAAGGAATTCAAGAAATCATTCGTTCCTTTAGTAAAGCTGCCTTTGTCAGAAGCTTGCAAAAACTAATTCCTGAAGTCCAAACAGCAGATTTAGTTCCCACCCATGCAGGAGTTCGCGCACAAGCATTAATGAGTAATGGTTCCTTGGTAGACGACTTTTTAATCATCCAAGGTGATAACTCCATTCATGTTTGCAATGCTCCCTCTCCCGCAGCAACTTCTTCTCTAGAAATTGGCAAAGCGATTGTTAACCAGATACCTCAAGAGTCTCCTCTCCTGGAAACAGCAGTAAAAAATTAA
- the rfbF gene encoding glucose-1-phosphate cytidylyltransferase, with protein sequence MKAVILAGGLGTRLSEETSIRPKPMVEIGGKPILWHIMKIYSAHGINEFIICCGYKGYIIKEYFANYFLHMSDVTFDMRFNQMSIHSGYAEPWRITLVNTGDNTMTGGRLKKVREHIGNDTFCFTYGDGVSDVNITELIKFHQEQKTLATLSAVQPAGRFGAISLGQEQTKITSFKEKPEGDGAWINGGYFVLEPEVINFITDDSTVWEKEPLEKLADMQELSAFRHNGFWQPMDTLRDKQYLEELWKNDQAPWKVW encoded by the coding sequence ATGAAAGCAGTAATTTTGGCTGGGGGTCTAGGTACACGCCTCAGTGAAGAAACTAGTATCAGACCGAAGCCGATGGTTGAGATTGGAGGTAAGCCGATTCTCTGGCATATCATGAAGATATACTCGGCTCATGGTATTAATGAATTTATTATCTGTTGTGGGTATAAAGGTTACATCATCAAGGAGTATTTTGCTAACTACTTCTTACATATGTCAGATGTAACTTTTGATATGCGATTTAATCAAATGAGTATACATTCTGGATATGCGGAACCCTGGCGCATCACCTTGGTAAATACAGGTGATAATACCATGACAGGTGGACGCTTAAAAAAAGTTAGAGAACATATTGGTAATGACACTTTTTGCTTTACTTATGGTGATGGTGTCAGTGATGTAAATATCACCGAATTAATCAAATTTCATCAAGAACAAAAAACCTTAGCAACATTAAGCGCAGTTCAACCAGCAGGAAGATTTGGAGCAATTTCTCTAGGACAGGAACAAACTAAAATTACTAGTTTTAAAGAAAAACCTGAAGGTGACGGTGCTTGGATTAATGGCGGTTATTTTGTCCTAGAACCTGAAGTCATCAACTTTATTACTGATGACTCCACTGTGTGGGAAAAAGAGCCATTGGAAAAACTAGCTGATATGCAAGAGCTATCAGCTTTCAGACATAATGGTTTTTGGCAACCAATGGATACTTTAAGAGATAAACAATACTTAGAGGAGCTATGGAAAAATGATCAAGCTCCTTGGAAAGTGTGGTAA
- a CDS encoding vWA domain-containing protein, whose protein sequence is MLDTLKLDEVVEFAENPEPRCPCVLLLDTSGSMQGERIEALNQGLLSFKDELIKNSLAARRVEVAIVTFDTHVNVVQDFVTADQFNPPILTAQGLTTMGAGIHKSLEIIQERKSQYRANGIAYYRPWVFMITDGEPQGELDDVIEQAVQRLQGDEANKRVAFFTVGVENANMTRLNQIAVRTPLKLKGLNFIEMFVWLSASMSAVSHSKVDEQVALPPIGWGSV, encoded by the coding sequence ATGCTGGATACACTAAAACTAGATGAAGTCGTAGAATTTGCAGAAAACCCAGAACCTCGTTGCCCGTGCGTGCTATTGCTAGACACATCTGGCTCCATGCAAGGAGAACGGATTGAGGCTTTAAATCAGGGCTTGCTGAGTTTTAAAGATGAACTGATAAAAAATTCATTGGCAGCAAGAAGGGTAGAAGTAGCAATTGTTACTTTTGATACTCATGTCAATGTCGTACAGGATTTTGTCACCGCCGACCAATTCAACCCACCTATTTTAACAGCCCAAGGACTAACGACAATGGGGGCGGGAATTCATAAATCTTTAGAAATAATTCAAGAACGCAAATCCCAGTATCGCGCTAATGGCATTGCTTACTACCGTCCTTGGGTATTTATGATTACAGATGGTGAGCCACAAGGTGAGCTAGATGATGTTATAGAGCAAGCAGTACAGCGACTGCAAGGAGATGAAGCAAATAAACGTGTTGCCTTTTTTACGGTAGGAGTAGAAAATGCCAACATGACCCGTTTAAATCAAATAGCTGTGCGTACTCCCCTCAAACTTAAAGGATTAAACTTTATTGAAATGTTCGTTTGGCTTTCAGCAAGTATGTCAGCTGTTTCCCACTCCAAGGTAGATGAGCAAGTAGCACTACCACCAATTGGCTGGGGGTCTGTTTAA
- a CDS encoding PP2C family serine/threonine-protein phosphatase, producing the protein MNTPKQIPQWRIVAASVCGTSHIKNQQLCQDAHHWQILPNNVLLIAAADGAGSATLGKVGAMIAVETAIEHISNCEITHSTLADDTLLRDLLTDAILAAKKAVEDEAEVCKHQSYDLATTLIIAIATPKVVAVAQIGDGLAVAKDSTGNLLALTIPNSGEYINETTFLTSPDALATTQIKILRHNIINIGVLTDGLQMLALNMLVGEPHKPFFFPLFDFVANAEDKMIAKEQLVKFLCSERITTRTDDDLTLVLAALSNS; encoded by the coding sequence ATGAACACACCAAAACAGATTCCTCAATGGCGGATAGTAGCCGCTTCGGTATGTGGTACTAGCCATATCAAAAACCAGCAGCTGTGTCAGGATGCTCACCATTGGCAGATCTTGCCAAATAATGTGTTATTGATAGCAGCAGCAGATGGGGCTGGTTCAGCAACTTTAGGAAAAGTGGGAGCGATGATTGCTGTAGAAACAGCAATAGAACATATCTCAAACTGCGAAATTACTCACAGCACCCTTGCTGATGATACTCTTTTGCGTGATCTGCTAACTGATGCCATATTAGCTGCTAAAAAAGCAGTAGAAGATGAGGCAGAGGTCTGCAAACATCAGTCCTATGATTTAGCAACCACCTTAATTATTGCGATCGCCACACCAAAAGTTGTAGCAGTAGCCCAAATCGGTGATGGTTTAGCTGTGGCCAAAGATAGCACAGGTAACTTACTGGCGCTAACTATTCCTAACAGCGGTGAATACATTAATGAAACCACATTTTTGACTTCACCTGATGCCCTAGCTACAACCCAAATCAAAATATTACGTCATAACATAATTAATATCGGTGTTCTCACTGATGGACTACAAATGCTGGCTTTGAATATGCTTGTTGGTGAACCTCACAAACCATTTTTTTTCCCGTTATTTGACTTTGTAGCCAATGCCGAAGATAAAATGATAGCCAAAGAGCAGTTGGTAAAGTTTTTATGTTCTGAAAGAATTACAACACGTACTGATGATGATTTAACTCTAGTATTAGCAGCATTAAGCAACTCATGA
- a CDS encoding response regulator, whose product MNNIGTFSKLSPESLLRQLSNSSDTTCLQVFNNSVLWSIYLDQGKIVYATHSVEPFDRLERHMRRLSQQIPLLTNEIRVQLRMTFEPDWQTQLSERRDHHPSQAPEYQAIHWLVTQKHLFSDQAALLIQELVKEVIESFLLISEGTYELTTPVNSLPKICKLDVENIMERCRKRLQNWQSFAPQISSPYQRPYLLINSKFYDKQLPELQQNITTWMKGFSLRHLAVIMNLDEVELARTLYPHILQGSIILHEPDPPFDKLPKTFEDVLLAPRYSTIRINGKSFQVEASPTTTLGKNPVPQVSALPKENLEQSTIPNNIQADGENVNTATITAKKPYKIISVDDSPTVLKEISRCLEDENVAVVTINDPVKAVMSIIRHKPDLILLDLNMAGIDGYELCRIIRNNSMFKEIPIIFVTGSKGIVDKVRARMVGASGYLTKPFTRAELLKMIFMHLA is encoded by the coding sequence ATGAATAATATTGGCACATTTAGCAAACTATCTCCTGAAAGTTTATTAAGACAGTTAAGCAATTCATCTGACACTACTTGTTTGCAAGTCTTTAACAATTCAGTGTTATGGTCAATATACTTGGATCAAGGAAAAATTGTCTATGCCACCCATTCAGTAGAACCCTTTGATAGACTGGAACGGCATATGCGCCGTCTCAGTCAGCAAATTCCCTTACTGACTAATGAAATTCGTGTACAATTACGCATGACGTTTGAACCTGACTGGCAAACTCAGTTAAGTGAACGTCGTGATCATCATCCCAGCCAAGCGCCAGAATATCAAGCTATTCACTGGCTTGTTACTCAAAAACATCTATTCTCTGACCAAGCAGCATTACTTATTCAAGAGTTAGTTAAAGAGGTGATCGAATCATTTTTGCTGATTAGTGAAGGCACTTATGAATTAACGACACCAGTTAATAGCTTACCTAAAATTTGCAAGCTGGATGTTGAAAATATCATGGAACGCTGCCGAAAACGGTTGCAAAATTGGCAGTCTTTCGCTCCCCAAATATCTTCTCCCTATCAGCGTCCATATCTATTGATTAACAGTAAATTCTATGACAAACAACTACCAGAACTACAGCAAAATATAACTACATGGATGAAGGGTTTTAGTCTGCGTCATTTGGCAGTCATCATGAATTTGGATGAAGTGGAACTGGCTCGAACTTTATACCCACATATCCTTCAGGGTTCGATTATTTTGCATGAACCAGACCCTCCATTTGATAAATTGCCTAAAACCTTTGAAGATGTTTTACTAGCTCCTAGATACAGCACAATCAGAATTAATGGTAAATCGTTTCAGGTAGAAGCATCACCAACTACTACCCTGGGAAAAAACCCTGTACCTCAAGTTTCTGCTCTACCAAAAGAAAACCTTGAGCAATCAACCATACCAAATAACATACAAGCTGATGGAGAAAACGTAAACACTGCTACCATAACTGCTAAAAAACCCTACAAAATTATTTCTGTAGATGATAGTCCGACAGTTCTCAAAGAAATAAGCCGTTGTTTGGAAGATGAAAATGTTGCTGTCGTGACTATTAATGATCCAGTCAAAGCGGTGATGTCTATTATTAGGCATAAACCCGATTTGATTCTATTAGATTTGAATATGGCGGGAATTGACGGTTATGAGTTATGCCGAATTATTCGTAATAATTCAATGTTTAAGGAAATTCCCATTATTTTCGTGACTGGTAGTAAGGGAATTGTCGATAAGGTAAGAGCAAGAATGGTAGGAGCTTCTGGTTATTTAACTAAACCTTTTACTCGTGCTGAATTGTTAAAGATGATTTTTATGCACTTGGCATAA
- a CDS encoding ATP-binding cassette domain-containing protein, whose amino-acid sequence MAQVVLENVYKSFPPRKGEGVTTQQSSPEREGADSINVLRRINLTIADGEFMVLVGPSGCGKSTLLRLIAGLEVMTGGNIWVGDSGSAPAGLRLINDLPPKERDIAMVFQNYALYPHMSVYENIAFGLRRRFGNGETISPPPYLRKWGENFLVGVTKKLPKGLRYFSEQERAIDQRVRNVAQLLQIETLLHRLPKQLSGGQRQRVALGRAIARNPQVFLMDEPLSNLDAKLRAETRAQIVKLQRQLGITTIYVTHDQTEAMTMGDRIAIMSAGQIQQVAPPLELYNYPANRFVAEFIGSPPMNFIPVEFHAPLLITHSDFRFTLPDVWGKALQKYDGQTVILGIRPEHLSLSVPATKNLPVKVDLVENLGNDSFLAVRISDPEANTDGQALQVRIPPDRFISLGEQLWLSLVPEKLHFFDPETELAIFPKGHR is encoded by the coding sequence GTGGCACAAGTTGTATTAGAAAACGTTTATAAAAGTTTCCCCCCCCGGAAGGGGGAAGGTGTGACTACACAGCAGTCATCACCAGAAAGAGAAGGTGCAGATAGTATTAATGTCTTACGGCGAATTAATTTAACCATCGCTGATGGTGAATTTATGGTATTGGTGGGACCTTCTGGTTGCGGTAAAAGTACCTTGCTGCGATTAATAGCAGGGTTAGAGGTGATGACTGGGGGTAATATCTGGGTGGGCGATAGCGGTAGTGCGCCCGCAGGGCTGCGCTTGATTAATGACCTACCCCCCAAAGAACGAGATATCGCCATGGTGTTTCAAAATTACGCCCTCTATCCCCACATGAGTGTTTATGAAAACATCGCCTTTGGGTTACGTCGTCGGTTTGGAAATGGGGAAACAATCTCTCCACCCCCCTATCTCCGCAAGTGGGGAGAAAATTTCCTCGTGGGGGTGACTAAAAAACTACCCAAAGGACTACGTTATTTTTCTGAACAAGAAAGGGCTATAGATCAACGGGTGCGGAATGTTGCCCAGTTGTTACAAATAGAAACTTTATTGCATCGCTTACCTAAACAGTTATCTGGAGGACAAAGACAGCGGGTAGCATTAGGAAGAGCGATCGCCCGCAATCCCCAAGTATTTTTAATGGATGAACCATTATCTAACTTAGATGCTAAATTACGGGCAGAAACCCGCGCCCAAATTGTTAAATTGCAGCGTCAGTTGGGGATAACCACTATTTACGTTACCCATGATCAAACGGAAGCTATGACAATGGGCGATCGCATTGCCATCATGTCTGCTGGACAAATCCAGCAAGTTGCCCCACCCTTAGAATTATATAATTATCCTGCTAACCGCTTTGTAGCCGAATTTATTGGTTCACCACCGATGAATTTTATCCCGGTGGAATTTCACGCACCTTTATTAATTACCCATTCTGACTTTCGCTTTACCCTCCCAGATGTGTGGGGAAAAGCGTTGCAAAAATACGATGGACAAACTGTAATTTTAGGTATCCGTCCAGAACACTTGAGTTTAAGTGTACCCGCGACCAAAAATTTACCAGTAAAAGTAGATTTGGTAGAAAATTTAGGAAATGACAGTTTTCTAGCTGTAAGAATATCTGACCCTGAAGCAAATACAGATGGTCAAGCCTTACAAGTCCGAATTCCCCCAGATAGATTCATCAGTTTGGGTGAGCAACTTTGGTTATCACTAGTTCCTGAGAAACTCCACTTTTTTGACCCAGAAACCGAGTTGGCCATATTTCCCAAAGGTCATCGATGA